From the Echeneis naucrates chromosome 7, fEcheNa1.1, whole genome shotgun sequence genome, the window CTTCagtataaatattaatatctgtatgtgcttgtgttttgcCTATTTTCATCCACAGGTCTATGGAGGTATGAGGGGACTGAAAGGTCTGGTGTATGAGACCTCTGTTTTGGATCCAGACGAGGTCAGTGTTTGAGCTGGGCCGAAATATCTGCTAGGCTGACACATCACCTCAATGTTCGTTTATTACAGTTGTGTTGAAGGTTGCGTGCGTCTGCAGATCAGTCACAAGAACTTTGGCAAAATAGGTTTTAGGGGATTTAGAAACTGTCATTATTACATAACGTCAAAAAATTAATTGTTAAACTGCTGTTTagtaagagaaaataaaaatcactggaTTCATATCAAGATGGTGGTTCAAGTTCTGTAAAATGCAAACAAGGTTCTTATACCTGagttatttttacagttttaaacaGGGAATATATTTATATCAGCCTCAGGTTAGTCATGCTGTAGTGATTCTGATTAGAGTCTAAGTAAAAAGTGTAATTTGAAATGGGAACTCTTCCTCCAGTGGCAATAATTTAACTCTCTTGGTCCTTTGGGGACCAGCCCATCTCATAGGTACTTAATTTGATTGCTTTCTCACTGAAGCCTAACGGCTTCAATGACAGAGTGATTTTGCTTGAATATATCTTGTTAGCAGGCCACCTCAGGGAGTGGGATACTTCATCATCCAAATTGATTAGGAGAATTAGAGTCTGTGATGGCATTAGGGCAACACTTCATGGTGCATTTCAGGACAAATCGACTGTCTTTCACAAACAACATCTTTCTGtgttctcctctttctctccattgaATAACAGGGTATCCGTTTCCGGGGCTACAGCATCCCAGAGTGTCAGAAGTTGCTGCCTAAAGCTCCAGGAGGTGCAGAGCCGCTGCCTGAGGGCCTCTTCTGGCTGCTGGTCACAGGGCAGATACCTACTGAGGAGCAGGTGAGTGGGAGAGGAGTGCTGGAGCTGTCGATTGTACTGATGGATGACTGTGTACCTTCCATCCATCTGTcggtgatgatgtcacagacatTGTCCCATCAATACAGAATTTTCCCACTGTCAGCTGAATAACAAATGCCAGATTAAGGTGACATTTGCTACAGTTCAGTTTAGcaactaaataataaatcagGAGTCATCAGAATTCTGTTGCCTCAATATAGACATGGGAATGTggatctatctatatatatatatatatatatatatatatatatatatatatatatatattgaaaagTCTTGTAAAGACTTATATTGTTTTATGATTGAAACAAGTCTCAGTCTTCCTGGTAAATAAGCACTTTTATTGTTGCCAGCTATCTCCTGGTAGAGTCACAAGATCACAACCTGAGCAATAAGCCTTTATTTTTCTAGCTGACGACAACTTTTTGTTGAAAGAAGTGTTTTCATAACATTACCCTTCCTTATTAAATGTTAAGCATTGCAATGTATCTTCTGTTGACTCTAGTCAGCTGAGGATACGTTAGGATAATGTTCCTTTGGAGCTtggtttttcttcctcctcaaaTCACTAATTTATATTGTgcctttctgtttccaggtgaaCTGGGTTTCCAAAGAATGGGCAAAGAGAGCAGCACTTCCCTCTCACGTTGTCACCATGCTGGATAATTTCCCCACAAACCTCCACCCCATGTCTCAGTTCAGTGCTGCCATCACAGCTCTGAACAGTGAGAGCAGCTTTGCTCGGGCTTACTCTGAGGGTGTCCACAAGACCAAGTATTGGGAGGCAAgtttctgtcatttcatctcCTCTTAAATAATACTTCCAGCTTGACCTCAGGGAGTGAATTAACTGGtctaattcaaaatgaaatattgtgacTATTGGATAGATTGCAATTCACTGTATTCCAGGCTTTGTCCTCAAATAATGAATCTGTTTTACCTCAATCCAACAACTTTTTGTTGTATAAACAACATTACTGTCTCACTCAAGTGTTAGAATGGTTGTGAGCTTTTGGTTTAGTTTCCTACTGGTTCCTTATCCTCTTACGTTGCGTCTCTAGTTTGTCTATGAAGACTCCATGGACTTGATTGCCAAACTGCCCTGCATTGCTGCCAAGATCTATCGCAACCTGTACCGCGAAGGCAGCAGTATTGGAGCCATAGACTCAAACCTGGACTGGTCCCACAACTTCACCAACATGTTGGGCTACAGTGATCCTCAGTTCACTGAGCTAATGAGACTCTACCTCACCATCCATAGGTAACTGTTTAAAGAAACAATGTATGAAAAACTAGACCCACTACAAACAGATGGAGCAGTTTTCTCTCCctttacacatttttacacattctACATCAATCATGCAAAAAGAGTCAGGAAGACAATAAGTTTAAGTGAGAACATTGAGCTATCTGGGATTTCATgagtaaaaagaacaaaaatggtTGAATGTGTGAGGTCAGAGAAATGGCCACTCTTCACATTTCAATCAAATACGATGTATTGGATGAGGAAATCTAGTCTGAGGTTGATTTCAGTCAGCATAATCtaaaatttcaatttctttttaatgttatAGTGATCATGAAGGCGGTAATGTCAGTGCCCACACCAGCCACTTGGTGGGTAGTGCCCTGTCTGACCCCTACTTGTCCTTCAGTGCTGCCATGAATGGTCTGGCCGGTCCTCTTCATGGTCTGGCCAATCAGGTTTGTACCAAGACAATCACTGTTCACTCAAACATAAACAATGTCCAGATTTTCAGGCATCTTTTGATGTAGAGCTGTGGAATTCTTCGGAGAGTCACACCGTCATGGCCCACAGGGACACCTGAAAATATCAGAACCATTACTACCACCATGGGCCAAACTGTCTATGTTCTAATAAAAGATTGTTGTTAGAACTATTGTTAGTTAGGACATAACCATCCAGGACAGAGTTTTTCCCCCTCTCTACACCATGACAGCACGTCGGTACGCCGGGTGAAAGATAATGAGTGCTGTCAGATACAGACTTTCCTCAGTGCTAGATTGAAAAGTTTCAATCTAGCAACAACAAGCTCTGGAGATTTAACTCCAGTGCTTGTTATAACAGCTACAGTATGTTTGTATGTTAATGCATGGTGCACCTCTTTCAATAGATTTTACCATCCTTTATAAAGAACTAGTTGGTGACTATTGTTACTCATCACTTATCTGCCAGCCTCTAAGACATTGGAGCTAAGTGCTTTGGCTTTCATTTAATTCTTAATTTGTTCTCATACTTCAAATAACCAGAACACATAGAGTTTCTGATTTACTCCTGCTACCTGATAATCCTTTACTTAAGGTTATTACAAATGAGTGATTGTGAATAATGACTTCAAAGTAGTAGTAATTTACATACATACTCATTCATATGCAATGTGTCTTCATCTCACAGGAGGTGCTGGTGTGGCTGACGGCTCTGCAGAAGGAGCTGGGAGGAGAGGTGTCTGATGAGAGGATGAGGGATTACATCTGGAACACACTCAAATCTGGAAGGGTAATGGCACACATTtccacaaacacagtcacagttactggtgtgatttcatttttgcattCCCTTTCTGGATTTTGAGACTAAACCATACAGGTGATGTCTATGGATTAGGAGAAAATCTGAATTCCAGGGGTCATATGTCACACTGACATTTGGTTGGCCTAAAGCAGCAATAAAGTCAGGATTAAAATTTGGATGCGAGATGTTTGAAATAATGAGTTGACCTAACATCACATCCCTTAATCTTGGCTTTAATACACTGAAGGATGATATTTTACTGATAGAAGGCATTCTCAGTTGTTAAATTTTAAAGGACTTCCATATTCTGTGAGAAGTCGGTGAATGAATGGGAAATTGCTGGTGGATCTTATCATGATCCAAAAGTTCTCTCTGTCTTGTCTGTAGGTGGTCCCAGGCTACGGCCATGCTGTCCTGAGGAAGACTGATCCACGTTACAGCTGCCAGCGTGAATTTGCTCTGAAGCACCTTCCCAACGACCCCATGTTCAAGTTGGTTTCCCAGCTTTACAAGATTGTGCCCAATGTCCTCCTGGAGCAGGGTAAGGCTAAGAACCCCTGGCCCAATGTGGACGCTCACAGTGGAGTGTTGCTGCAGGTAAGAGCTGTGTGGTGGCTTTTAATCATGCACTTGTCGTGGTACGATTGTCAGACGCTGATGTGTGCgtttcttctctcccctcctgcaGTATTAcggaatgaatgaaatgaattacTACACTGTCCTCTTCGGTGTATCCCGAGCCCTCGGTGTGTTGGCTCAGCTGGTGTGGAGTAGAGCCTTGGGCTTCCCCTTGGAGCGCCCCAAGTCCATGAGCACAGATGGACTGATGACACTGGTGGGAGCTAAGTCAGGGTGAAGAGCCACCTGAAAGAAGCAAGGGGTTAGTGTGTGAAGGGTGAGAGGAGGTGGAAATATCAAAAGGCAGACACAAGTTGACCCCCTGTCATTTTCAACCCCAGGGATTCAATGGGATTCAAAGAGACAGTACacttttaatataatttcataaaaaaggGCCTTTTAAATTGTCACTCTGTTCATGTTTTAGTGTGTTTAGTTAACCACTGACAAGTTTTCCCAGCAAGCTTCCATATTTGCAATAATGTCTAGTGAACACTTCAGACACACATATTTAACCCCCAGTAGGCTCAAACTTCATACCGTTAAGTCTGCTAGCTTCACAAAGATTTTCCCCTGTGcagtgcctgtgtgtttgtcattgaGCACTAGATCTGAACTATGAATAGGCCGTGGCATTCAAAGGGAATCCTGGGAGTGAATTACACTTCCTTTGTATTTATAACTTTAAGTcctaaagttaaaaaaaaaaaaaaaaactgactcaACTATTGCTGCTTTTTGGCAAATGCAGTAATTTGTGTTTCAGGACATCCCCAAGCAAGCTGTTTTCCGCTTAGAGActcttaagttttttttctatGCAATGTTCCCACTTGCCATCATCCAACCCAGACTACCAGTGCATTTCACTTCCATGAATGAACACTCCAGCTTAGAAAAACTAGGTCCTCACTGAGTACAATTAACAAGCTGTTCAAGATAAACCTTCAGAAGCATGAAAATCAGTTAAAAGATACTGCCCCTTTAAATCTTTGATGTCCCCTTTTTCTCCAAcatgtagttttttttgttttttttttttaaatgaagaccTGTATTACCTCTATGATCAAAATAACTCTATGTTCATTAATGTGCGTTCCAATTTGCAATGAATCTCTTTTGAGTGGTCGAGAATCAAGAATAATGTACAGTAACCATAATAAAGATTTGAGCCAAGGGTGTTGTAATTGGCCGCCTGTAATAAATCCTTAAGAGCAAGCTTGAAAGaaaagtgggagagagggaCTTGTATTAAGGTCCTGTCTTATTTGAGTGTATGAATGTTACTTTATCCCCACAGGAGAGCGCTTTAAACATCAACTACTCCAAAATGAGCACTTGCTTGATTGGGTATCCTAATTTGTAGCAGTAGACACCCCCCAGGTTGATTGTGTTCCTTTTTACAAAGGTTTTTTGGTGTTGAATATGTATAAAACTATAATCTTTGGGTTctcattttgtggttttatttatacTTTGTGTACATAGGTATATATATGTAAAGCATGAATTTATAAGCTGGCTCACTTGTAATGACCACAATGATGACTTTAGTTTATCCACAGTGTAGTACAGTCTGTGACGCTCAGTCTCACTGGACACAGTGAAATGttaatgaacaaaaagaaactgcagCTATCTTGTACATACATGATTTCTCGCCTAGCTCTGTGGGCTTAGCTggtgcttttctcttttttcaggTGTTTCACTTGAATGTTTCAAACTTGCTCTTAAGTTCCGGGCGTGTCGACACTCCATTTTTGTGTAGTTCTTGCAtttccccccccacacacacacacacacacaatctacaCATGCTGTGCTATTCAGTAGTTCTTTGAGATGTGAgattctctctgctctgcaacCAGCTTCCTTCTGGCTCTGAGgcgtgttttgtgttttatcataGCGTTCTTCCATGTTGTGGTTTGTACGAGAAATTAGGTTATTTTGATCGTAGAGGAGCAGTAAGATTGTCCAGGATAACTGGGAGAATTCATTGCAGATGGGTTTGTCAGAGAAACATTTAGGGGGATGGGGCTGGATGGGTCAAATGGACAAGAAAAGCTTGAAGAGCAAATCCAGGAAAACCtaacaaaaaatggaaaaataaagatttttaatAACACCGTTTTTGTCTTGTCATCATTGGCCTCCTTTGGCTGAACCAGCCACAAGCCTCCGCTACGTCCTTGATAGAGATGAATGATTCTGATTCCTCATGTTCACCTGAAGGTTGAACTTTCTATCTAAGGCCGCTTGTTTGAAGCCGGCTTGTATCAGATGCAGGTCTTTTTGTTGTTCCCTCTTTTTCATAAAAGCATTGAAACTGATAATTTACTTTGATGGCTGATCTGCTTTAATTTGACCTGTTAAAGGTGCATTATATCAACCTCTGTTGTGGAACAGTTTTACAGTCATCTGTTCAAGAAACCAGCTCCTTTTTATTGTGCTGCCGATGCGTTTACGTTCTATTCAGATCTGCTTGTTTCTTTAGAAAATCATTCACTCCTGCTCTCCTGTTCTTTTTTTGCTTAATGCGTCTTGTGCTTTTAATTCCTCTGTGTCCTTTAGTGATAAAGGTtctaataaatatatttttccataaTGCCATAATGGAGGTGACTTTTCCAGAGCCTGTCTCTTTAAAAAGAGCCGTTTCTTCAGTTACGTCATGCTCTGCCAGCGctggaaaacatgtttttgttttttcttcttacaaGTGGGCATTATGCAGAACTGAGACACTCCTCATGAGAGGCGTCAGCTCTGATGGTCTATATTTTCCCAAAGAGCAGTGATGCCATGACAAACACAGCTGTAAATAAACGATAATAATGAATGATGGCTGAAGTCTCTCAGGTTGTCAGCGTTGGTGTTATCAGTTGCACAggtgcttctgctgctgctgctgttgtgaaaaAGCCTAAAACAGTAACATGTTATGTCTTGTATGCGTCTCTCAGATGAGATGTCCTTGTGAGATTCTGTGGTTTTTCCTCTGCGACGTGAACTGAGGAGGGAGGTCAGGGCCGAGTGCACACAGATGATGGATGATCCCGTCATGTTTTTTATGGGAATTCCTACCATATCTGTAATATGTGGTTACAATTACAACCCAACACATTCTCCCTGTCCCCGTTGTGTTATTTGTGCGTTTGAACTTTGATCCAGACAAAGCTGGTACACCTCACCCGTGATACCAGAGCGTCTTTGGGCTGCCTTTCCCGTCTGAGTTTGTACTTCTTCATTTGTCACCGCTGTGGAAAGACAATTCTGCTGAGACTTGACATTTATGTAATTATTGTGATTGACAAGTTTAAAAAGGACTTTGGTCCAGATAGCCACCTCTCCTCTGTGCTGTTATTAATAACTGGCCCAAATACCGTCACCCCACTCTGGTTTCCTGCCAGTCAGCTGCGCTTACCTCCTGTGTCCATGTGCACCCAACATAATACAGCCCCACTGTACACTCCTGCTGCGGCGGGGGCACAACTGTTTGGCATTCGATTCTAATGAGGAGTATAGAAATGACCAAAAGAAATATTCTGACGTTAtaacagctttttttatttaaataaagcttTGAAATACACCACAATATTTACAAATACACCCTTCTAGCGTGCAACATAAAAAGTGAGGActgtaaaaatgtcaatatttttcTATTGTAATGTATCTACATCCAGGTATACATTCTTTGCCACTTCTGTCAGATTAAAGGTCATGTAGAAACCAGCTGTTTGACAATTAATGTGCAAATATAGTGCTGCGGCTCTGACTGTCTCTAAAAAGTGTTTGCATTGTTTCTGATTTCTGAGTGTTGGCACCTACAACAGTAAAACTTGGCATTAAATTCAGTCTGCACAGAGCGAATTaaatagagaagaaaaaagtgcaACATCAAAGCTGATCAAATAATCATAGCCAATTTTATATCTTATTGCTTAAAAATATAACactcaattacatttttttataattgaaaaatattttaatgagtTAATATTTCCCCCCCATGTAACTGCTGGCTTTAATATTCTTCATGCGATGATGTTTCAACATCCCTTCACTTCCAAATCAACTaataacagaaacacatcagctTTGATGCCAAAATCTGGCTTTATAAGCACCGAACCAGGGTGTATGAGACAGAACGGGGATGATATGGACCGCCTGTTATCAGAGAAAATCCTACATTCACCTTTGGTAACCTAAACATATCAGTCAATCCCTAAAATAcagcaaatacaaaataattaacTTTTTGGGGTAGgtcaatataaaatattgattCCCCACTAAAATGTCACACTAACAATGTAACACAAAAACTTGAAAATTGTATATTTGCCCTTTGAGTGTGTTACATCCATGCATCATGTGTGTAAATACAAGTTtaatgaaaaagggaaaaaaaaaaaagcatgaagcTGACAATGATAAATGATGTTTTATTCTACAGCccactaactttttttttttttttttaaacaacattgAACATGACAGGAGCAACATCCTTCTGATCACCTTCAgaagatagaaaaaagaaaacttaagaTCCatcagaaattgtttttttttttttttttttactgcctgaATAAATGATTGTAACTGTAACCTAATTCCATAACTGTCAAACTATTTTGGCTTTTGATGTGATTCTCAGAAATGCAAATCAAATTGCATCTTAATGTCATCTTTTCAAACCAAACtataaattaatcaaataaaaatttggtAACCCAAACAATCTGTCCCACAGTTCTCTCCAGCCTTTTAATTAAGGTGCTCTCATTTGTCCAAAGTCAAACTGCTGCTACAATTTCTATTAATCACCTCAAAATGACTACTCGTGCTGGGCTGTAAAATAAGGCATTATTAAAATTGGCAGGCCATATTTCACTGTCCAAAACTACAACCTCACAGCACAACAACAGCCAATATTAAGCCTCCACATCAACTGAGGATGCAGCTAACTAGTAAATGAATTAAAGTTTGCCCCTTTCCGATTGTTGCACTTCAGTGATCTTGCCACCAGACTCTGTGACAGCCCCCTACCCATCCCACACATGGCACATTTGATTTGGTTCccaattaaataataaaaattttagCATGTTACCTCTggtgaataaattaaaaagcatgGAATATTGTTCACAACTATACGTCAAACAATATATTAGGgttacatttcaaataaaagaaagtggTAAAAGAGAGGCAAATAAGAACTTCCTAATACAGTATAATCAGCTGAACAAAGTGCtgaaattaaactaaaaactGGAAACATTAACTTGAATAAATGGCATTGTGACAGATAACTATGCACACAGTGAACATTATGACATGAGCAAAAGTCTGAATCAAACTGCCTCtgtaccttaaaaaaaaaaaaaaaaaaaaaacaattaaaggaTATCCTGTTAAGTGTCAATGTgctgttcatttaaaataagaGTCAACGCTATGGTTGGCAGCATGATGTCGCAACACAAATACAGCTTTTAAGGGCTATGGAAGAGCAGTAATGTTTCCCTCTGCCAAACAAGGATCCCTTCAATGGAGGTAGACAGAAACTTGACAAAACTCAACAACTGAACAAATGCAGAAGAAGAGTTATCCATAATCAGACAAAATGCTTACAGGTGTTTAATATCTTCAGGGGCCAATATGATGCCTATGCAGCGGTGAGGCGGTGTGTGTGCAGCATCATGCAGGTGTGTGCGAATCAAGGAAATAAAGGTTGCTATGATTTAAGGCCGAATGGGGAGATGAGGACATATAGCTGCTGAGATCACGTCTGATGCACCTCGTGAAACATCAGCTCCCGTGGGATACGAGTCTCTGGGCCGTACACCTTACAAGCTCGGCGCTCAAACGCAGCGACGTTTTGCTTTACAACCTCATCGAAGAACATGGTTGCTAACTGGGAGTGCAGCAAAGAGCGGAACTCAAACGATATctgtaaaagacagaaaaataatgcTTCTGTGAATATTGGAAAGAATGGTGTGATAAAATACACCAACAACAGAAGGTGGATTACACATTGACAATATTTTGTGTCAGATTAATTGTTTTCTTGTCAGAGTTAGCTGATTATGGATTTTCTCACCTATAATGTCTGTACAATAAATATGAAACTACCGTCCCACAAACAGGTAGCTTTGCTTAACATAAATCGTAGACAGACACTTGTTTGTCAGAGAGCAAGCTGCGGGCTACGTACAGAAAAGTCTACTGTGCAGGTACGAGGGTAGCCGGGAATGCCTGGACTGAAGCGCCATATTGTCTCCAGATGATTGAAGAGCTTTCCGTCTGTACACACTGCCTAAGAACaaccaaaagagagaaaggctgATCAAAACGTGAATGTTAAGAAATTTATTTGAgtttgattaaaagaaaaaaaaaaaatctactaaTTTTAACTGAAGCTTCTCTTGGTGTAATATCACCACtgataaaaatcaaatatattggAGTGTAGCTGCTGTGACTTACTTTGACTAGATGAGGACGCACACTTGTTATCATAGATGTGTATCTCTC encodes:
- the cs gene encoding citrate synthase, mitochondrial, which gives rise to MSFLTVGRLAPKLLNSKNATYFFVAARNASASTTNLKDVLADLIPKEQNRIKNFKQQYGKTNIGQITVDMVYGGMRGLKGLVYETSVLDPDEGIRFRGYSIPECQKLLPKAPGGAEPLPEGLFWLLVTGQIPTEEQVNWVSKEWAKRAALPSHVVTMLDNFPTNLHPMSQFSAAITALNSESSFARAYSEGVHKTKYWEFVYEDSMDLIAKLPCIAAKIYRNLYREGSSIGAIDSNLDWSHNFTNMLGYSDPQFTELMRLYLTIHSDHEGGNVSAHTSHLVGSALSDPYLSFSAAMNGLAGPLHGLANQEVLVWLTALQKELGGEVSDERMRDYIWNTLKSGRVVPGYGHAVLRKTDPRYSCQREFALKHLPNDPMFKLVSQLYKIVPNVLLEQGKAKNPWPNVDAHSGVLLQYYGMNEMNYYTVLFGVSRALGVLAQLVWSRALGFPLERPKSMSTDGLMTLVGAKSG